The following coding sequences are from one Thermovenabulum gondwanense window:
- the ileS gene encoding isoleucine--tRNA ligase: MFKKVEPTMNFVPIEESILEFWKKNEIFKKSIEQRKDAPNYVFYEGPPTANGKPHAGHVLTRVIKDLIPRYRTMLGFRVDRKAGWDTHGLPVELEVEKQLGISGKPQIEEYGVEEFIKKCKESVFTYEQEWRKMTERVGFWIDLDDPYVTYHNTYIESVWWALKKFWEKGLLYKGHKVVPYCPRCGTSLSSHEVAQGYEEVEDPSVFVKFRVLDEENTYFLVWTTTPWTLPSNVALAVKDDYTYVKVKQGEDYLILAEGRLSVLEGEYEIIEKFSGESLAGKKYEPIFPFFEKEKDRAFYVVLADFVTLDEGTGIVHMAPAFGEDDYRMGQKYGLPVLQPVDAQGKFTKEVPLWEGLFVKDADKGIIKELKVRGKLYKAERYKHTYPFCWRCDTPLLYYARSSWFIKTTAIKERLLELNQKIGWHPEHIRDGRFGNFLENVIDWCLSRERYWGTPLNIWVCEECGHHHAVGSIQELKEMSKVPFEDIELHKPYVDEVILSCPECGKDMRRVPEVIDCWFDSGSMPFAQFHYPFENKEVFETHFPADFIAEAIDQTRGWFYSLFVISTLLFDQSSYKNVLVMGHVLDQYGQKMSKHKGNVLDPWEILNNQGADAMRWYLYVSSPPWAPSRFYKEAVSEAQRKFLGTLWNVYSFFVLYANIDNFDPKAYQIDPKERPEMDRWLLSRVNSINKKIREELEKYDITSAARALEELVDDMSNWYVRRNRERFWKSEMDRDKISAYLTLYEALVDFIKMAAPFVPFITEEIYQNLVREVYPEAPESIHLTFYPEVEEGLIDPVLEHKMELARRIVELGRAARNKAKIKNRQPLSKMMVQLRNVQDEDLIRDLTGIIKEELNIKEIEYIDVAEEYFTYMLKPRFDLLGPKYGKLMPKIAKEISSAKASALIREAREKGEIKINVEGQEITIKEEELDIRAEDKAGYCTEGEAGYYVVLDTHISEELLLEGIARELTSKIQNMRKEAGFEVEDKITVYYQSGSKEIREAVNMFGESIKEDTLALNISSETMPPDVFLKEWDINGFGVMLGIKRCKRG, from the coding sequence ATGTTTAAAAAAGTCGAACCCACCATGAACTTTGTTCCCATAGAAGAAAGTATACTCGAGTTCTGGAAGAAAAATGAGATATTCAAAAAAAGCATCGAGCAGAGAAAAGATGCCCCCAATTACGTTTTCTACGAGGGGCCTCCCACCGCAAATGGAAAACCCCATGCCGGTCACGTTCTTACAAGGGTAATAAAAGATCTCATTCCCAGATATAGGACTATGCTTGGCTTCAGAGTCGACAGGAAAGCCGGATGGGATACCCATGGACTCCCGGTAGAGCTGGAAGTGGAAAAACAGCTGGGTATAAGCGGAAAACCGCAGATAGAAGAATACGGTGTAGAAGAATTTATCAAAAAGTGCAAGGAAAGCGTTTTTACCTACGAGCAGGAATGGAGAAAGATGACGGAAAGGGTCGGTTTCTGGATAGACCTGGACGATCCGTATGTCACCTATCACAACACTTATATCGAGTCAGTTTGGTGGGCTTTGAAGAAATTCTGGGAGAAAGGGCTTTTGTACAAGGGGCATAAAGTAGTACCTTACTGTCCGCGCTGCGGCACTTCTCTTTCAAGCCATGAAGTGGCACAAGGTTATGAGGAGGTCGAAGATCCTTCGGTATTTGTTAAGTTCAGGGTGTTGGATGAAGAAAACACCTACTTTTTGGTCTGGACCACAACCCCCTGGACACTGCCCTCCAACGTGGCCTTAGCGGTGAAGGATGATTATACCTACGTAAAGGTAAAACAGGGTGAGGATTATCTTATCCTTGCTGAGGGCAGGCTCTCGGTCCTGGAAGGGGAATATGAAATAATTGAGAAATTCTCCGGGGAGAGTTTAGCAGGTAAAAAATACGAGCCAATTTTTCCTTTCTTCGAAAAAGAAAAGGATAGGGCGTTTTATGTGGTCTTAGCAGATTTCGTAACCCTTGATGAAGGGACAGGCATAGTACACATGGCTCCTGCCTTCGGTGAAGACGACTACAGGATGGGACAAAAGTACGGATTACCCGTATTACAACCGGTAGATGCTCAGGGAAAATTTACCAAAGAGGTTCCTCTGTGGGAAGGGCTATTTGTAAAAGATGCGGATAAGGGTATTATTAAGGAGTTAAAGGTAAGAGGAAAGCTTTACAAAGCTGAAAGATATAAGCACACCTACCCCTTCTGCTGGAGGTGCGATACACCCCTTTTATATTATGCAAGAAGCAGCTGGTTTATAAAAACCACGGCTATTAAGGAAAGGCTTTTAGAATTGAACCAGAAAATAGGCTGGCATCCGGAACATATCAGGGACGGAAGATTCGGTAATTTCTTGGAAAACGTCATTGACTGGTGTTTAAGCCGGGAGCGTTACTGGGGAACACCCTTAAATATATGGGTTTGCGAAGAGTGCGGTCATCACCATGCGGTAGGAAGCATTCAGGAACTAAAAGAAATGAGCAAGGTTCCTTTTGAAGACATAGAACTGCATAAGCCCTATGTGGATGAAGTAATCCTTTCCTGCCCTGAATGCGGCAAGGATATGAGAAGGGTCCCGGAGGTAATTGACTGCTGGTTTGATTCCGGCTCTATGCCCTTTGCTCAATTTCATTATCCCTTTGAGAACAAGGAAGTGTTTGAGACCCATTTTCCCGCTGATTTTATAGCGGAAGCCATTGATCAAACCCGCGGATGGTTCTACAGTTTATTTGTAATTTCGACCCTGCTTTTTGATCAATCCTCTTATAAAAACGTGCTGGTTATGGGGCACGTGCTGGATCAGTACGGCCAGAAGATGAGCAAGCATAAAGGCAATGTGCTTGATCCCTGGGAGATTCTAAACAACCAGGGTGCGGATGCTATGCGCTGGTACCTTTACGTTTCCAGTCCGCCCTGGGCACCCAGCAGGTTCTACAAAGAGGCGGTCAGTGAAGCTCAGAGGAAATTTCTGGGGACTTTGTGGAATGTTTACTCTTTCTTCGTCCTTTATGCTAATATCGACAATTTTGATCCGAAGGCTTACCAAATTGATCCGAAAGAAAGGCCGGAGATGGACCGCTGGTTATTGTCCAGGGTAAACAGCATAAACAAAAAGATCAGAGAAGAGCTGGAGAAGTACGATATTACATCCGCTGCCAGGGCTTTAGAAGAGCTGGTGGACGATATGAGCAACTGGTATGTCAGGAGAAACAGGGAGAGGTTCTGGAAATCAGAGATGGATCGGGATAAGATTTCCGCATATCTGACTTTGTACGAAGCACTGGTGGATTTCATAAAAATGGCAGCACCTTTTGTTCCGTTTATTACGGAAGAAATCTATCAAAACCTTGTAAGGGAAGTTTACCCTGAAGCTCCCGAAAGCATACACCTGACCTTCTATCCTGAAGTAGAAGAAGGGTTAATTGATCCGGTTCTCGAGCACAAGATGGAACTGGCAAGGAGAATCGTAGAGCTGGGAAGAGCGGCGAGAAACAAAGCAAAGATAAAAAACCGCCAGCCTTTGTCAAAGATGATGGTGCAGCTTAGAAATGTCCAGGACGAGGACCTTATCAGGGATTTAACGGGTATCATTAAAGAGGAGCTCAATATAAAAGAAATAGAGTATATAGATGTGGCAGAGGAATACTTTACCTACATGCTAAAACCCCGCTTTGACCTTCTGGGGCCAAAATACGGAAAACTCATGCCCAAAATAGCAAAGGAAATTTCTTCGGCAAAGGCTTCTGCTTTGATCCGGGAAGCCAGAGAAAAGGGTGAAATAAAAATCAACGTAGAAGGGCAGGAAATTACTATAAAAGAGGAAGAATTAGATATACGGGCGGAAGATAAAGCGGGATACTGCACCGAGGGTGAAGCGGGATACTACGTGGTGCTGGATACCCATATTTCAGAAGAACTCTTACTGGAAGGGATTGCCCGGGAGCTTACCAGCAAAATTCAAAACATGAGAAAGGAAGCAGGGTTTGAAGTAGAAGACAAAATAACGGTTTATTATCAGTCGGGCTCAAAAGAAATTCGGGAGGCGGTTAATATGTTCGGAGAAAGCATTAAGGAAGATACCCTCGCCCTAAATATATCCAGTGAAACGATGCCGCCGGATGTTTTCTTGAAGGAATGGGATATAAACGGGTTCGGCGTTATGCTGGGTATAAAAAGATGTAAAAGAGGTTAA
- a CDS encoding nitroreductase family protein translates to MKDAITVMRERRSVRRFLQKPIPREVLEEIIDCGRLAPTANNFQPWVFVVVTQEDTKNKIAELATWGKFIKDAAACVAVFCEKDNPFHVEDGSAATENIILAAKAHDIDSCWVAGYKRPYSEEVRKLLNVPEKYELISLVPLGYSQEHPNPAKKPLSEVLKWERY, encoded by the coding sequence ATGAAGGATGCTATTACTGTGATGAGAGAAAGAAGGAGTGTAAGAAGATTTCTTCAAAAACCCATTCCAAGGGAGGTCCTGGAAGAGATTATTGACTGCGGCAGACTTGCGCCAACAGCCAATAATTTTCAGCCCTGGGTATTTGTGGTGGTAACTCAGGAGGATACAAAGAATAAGATTGCGGAACTTGCTACCTGGGGAAAATTTATTAAGGATGCCGCAGCCTGCGTAGCGGTGTTCTGTGAAAAGGACAACCCCTTCCATGTAGAGGATGGCTCGGCGGCTACAGAAAATATTATTCTGGCAGCAAAAGCCCATGATATTGATTCCTGCTGGGTGGCCGGTTATAAGAGGCCTTACAGCGAGGAAGTAAGAAAACTCTTGAACGTTCCTGAAAAATACGAGCTTATATCCCTTGTGCCCCTCGGTTATTCCCAGGAACATCCGAACCCTGCCAAGAAGCCGTTGTCCGAAGTATTAAAATGGGAAAGGTATTAG
- a CDS encoding DNA-3-methyladenine glycosylase family protein — translation MLYVFENIRPFNLKAVLDGGQAFRWKEENGRFVGIVKNRFLAVDYSENTLLVEINDGSSSKEEDIRFIMDYFDLDRDYLTLEEELTKEYPELKKAIEDGSGNRILHQDPWETLISFIISANNSIPNIKRVIERLCEKYGSPIDYKGKTYYTFPSPDALSNLSDEEISCTRCGFRGKYIIKAAKMVQSGEVDLRKIEKLDTKDAVKELIKIPGVGVKVAGCILLFAYRKYDSFPVDVWIKRAVEEIYFDGCQKNIKEIIDFARKKFGERAGFVQQYLFYYFRGKSI, via the coding sequence ATGCTTTACGTTTTTGAAAATATAAGGCCGTTTAATTTAAAAGCCGTGCTGGATGGAGGGCAGGCTTTTCGGTGGAAAGAAGAAAACGGACGGTTTGTAGGAATTGTAAAAAACAGATTTTTAGCGGTTGATTACTCTGAAAACACTCTTTTGGTGGAAATAAACGATGGAAGCTCATCAAAGGAAGAAGATATAAGGTTTATAATGGATTATTTTGACCTTGACAGGGATTACCTTACCCTGGAGGAAGAATTGACAAAGGAGTATCCGGAGCTCAAAAAAGCCATAGAGGATGGAAGCGGAAATCGAATTCTCCACCAGGACCCCTGGGAAACTTTGATATCCTTTATAATTTCTGCCAATAACAGCATACCAAATATTAAGAGGGTAATTGAAAGGCTTTGTGAAAAATACGGTAGCCCTATCGATTACAAGGGAAAAACTTACTACACCTTTCCCTCTCCCGATGCCTTGAGCAATTTGTCGGATGAGGAAATAAGCTGCACCCGGTGCGGATTTCGCGGAAAATATATAATAAAAGCAGCTAAAATGGTGCAATCCGGAGAAGTGGACCTTCGAAAAATTGAAAAACTTGATACGAAAGATGCGGTAAAGGAGCTCATCAAAATTCCCGGCGTTGGCGTAAAGGTTGCCGGTTGCATCCTGCTTTTTGCATATAGAAAATACGATTCCTTTCCTGTGGACGTATGGATAAAAAGGGCGGTAGAGGAAATTTATTTTGATGGTTGCCAAAAAAATATAAAAGAAATAATTGATTTTGCCCGTAAAAAATTCGGAGAAAGAGCAGGTTTTGTCCAGCAGTATTTATTTTATTATTTTCGCGGAAAGAGCATATAA
- a CDS encoding SdpI family protein — MEKKGLKFNTDTLLLILILSLYVIGFLLYPYLPEKVPSHWNIRGEVDGYTGKFNHILFMPTFTLGLFLLLKVVPKIDPRAENYKKFTGVYEGFKVVFVLFMWGIYIITLLAGLGYSLPVGKLVSIGVGVLFIFIGNYFGKIKHNYTFGIKTPWTLASEEVWNKTHRVSGPLWVIAGFLWIVSIFVSETIGFIVGMVSIFSVAIFGFVYSYIIYKKLYGQK, encoded by the coding sequence ATGGAAAAAAAGGGTCTTAAGTTTAACACCGATACCCTTCTTTTGATACTTATTTTATCTTTGTATGTAATAGGTTTTTTACTTTACCCTTACCTGCCTGAGAAGGTGCCTTCCCACTGGAACATACGGGGAGAGGTTGACGGCTATACCGGGAAATTCAATCACATTCTTTTTATGCCTACATTTACCCTGGGTTTGTTTTTGCTTTTGAAGGTTGTGCCCAAAATTGACCCGAGGGCGGAAAACTATAAAAAGTTCACCGGGGTTTATGAAGGGTTTAAGGTAGTATTTGTTCTTTTTATGTGGGGAATTTATATTATCACGCTTTTGGCAGGGCTCGGATATTCATTGCCTGTAGGGAAACTGGTAAGCATCGGTGTAGGAGTATTGTTTATATTTATAGGAAATTATTTCGGCAAGATAAAGCACAACTATACTTTTGGTATAAAAACGCCGTGGACATTAGCGAGCGAGGAGGTATGGAATAAAACTCACAGGGTTTCCGGTCCCCTTTGGGTAATTGCGGGGTTTTTGTGGATTGTGAGCATATTTGTAAGCGAAACCATCGGTTTCATAGTGGGGATGGTTTCTATCTTTTCCGTTGCAATCTTCGGGTTTGTTTACTCGTATATAATTTACAAAAAACTTTATGGACAAAAATAA
- a CDS encoding autorepressor SdpR family transcription factor, with product MDKNNLNGEGEATNLNIIFKALSDPVRRKILALLKERDLTAGEIASFFDISWPSISHHLNILKQAGMVVDERRGQNIYYSINTSVFEDLISYGMEILGKKSKD from the coding sequence ATGGACAAAAATAACCTGAACGGGGAGGGAGAGGCTACGAATTTAAATATTATTTTTAAAGCACTTTCCGATCCGGTAAGAAGAAAGATTCTTGCCCTGCTCAAAGAAAGGGATCTGACCGCCGGCGAAATAGCCTCCTTTTTTGATATTTCCTGGCCCAGCATTTCCCACCACCTGAATATATTAAAACAGGCGGGGATGGTGGTAGACGAAAGAAGGGGTCAGAACATTTACTATTCGATTAACACATCGGTATTTGAGGACCTTATCTCCTATGGAATGGAAATTCTGGGCAAAAAAAGCAAGGATTAA
- a CDS encoding SIMPL domain-containing protein produces MKNNLKFLKLLSFALIILLVAPVISSSALGEEPAAEYFNIETSATGTVEVPPDMAEIYITVRNESLSRDTVQKDNALRVQELTRALSKFKVEVKTTYFYNYQIQEGEPIVQPMQEGAKPVKYVIKYVVESGLKVIANDVKEVGDILAVASNTQNAYVNSVQYGVKNISVYKKQAINEAIKQAKESIEISADGLGAKLIRPEQVRVDFGSPYYYPVMKAYDTAQRVEGYVPQPQNPEPVKVTATVYMVYKAALK; encoded by the coding sequence ATGAAAAACAATTTGAAATTTCTAAAACTCCTGTCCTTTGCTCTTATTATCCTCTTAGTGGCACCCGTTATATCATCATCTGCTCTTGGGGAGGAACCGGCTGCCGAATATTTTAACATTGAAACCAGCGCAACCGGCACGGTAGAAGTCCCACCGGATATGGCAGAAATTTACATTACGGTTAGAAATGAATCCCTTTCCAGGGATACCGTCCAGAAGGACAACGCCTTGAGGGTTCAGGAATTGACAAGAGCTCTTTCAAAATTCAAGGTTGAGGTAAAAACAACGTATTTTTACAATTACCAGATACAGGAGGGAGAGCCTATTGTTCAGCCGATGCAGGAAGGAGCAAAGCCGGTAAAATACGTAATCAAGTATGTAGTGGAAAGCGGGCTTAAAGTCATAGCCAATGATGTTAAAGAAGTTGGTGACATCCTGGCGGTGGCTTCCAACACTCAGAATGCTTACGTGAACAGCGTTCAGTACGGAGTAAAAAACATATCGGTGTATAAAAAGCAGGCTATAAATGAAGCTATTAAACAGGCAAAGGAATCCATAGAGATAAGCGCTGACGGTTTGGGAGCAAAGCTAATAAGACCCGAACAGGTCAGGGTGGATTTTGGAAGTCCTTATTACTATCCGGTGATGAAGGCTTACGATACGGCTCAGCGGGTCGAAGGTTATGTCCCTCAGCCTCAAAACCCGGAACCCGTTAAGGTTACGGCGACCGTCTACATGGTGTATAAGGCTGCATTGAAATAA
- a CDS encoding ATP phosphoribosyltransferase regulatory subunit, with translation MGKKFTDYCPPGSIFLERVREKIGKLYGSFGYEPVEPSVFLDYEDLYFKDKNNSFKVVDYDGRVLTLRTEYTLSAAEMAARINDEGRDFIKFYYFGKVFRYITENAGDYREFHQIGIENIMGKDDPFADIEVIALAVETLLELGFKNFTVDMGEVNFFKGITFDYGFDEESSEILCKLIDKKDYIGIENFLGDKNIKNSVIDDFRKITRLYGKGEVLKKAKGYAKNETSKKSLERLSFIYEKLKSMGYEKYISLDLGMLKHMDYYTGIIFTGYIEGLGYPVLSGGRYDSLFLKYNRNLYAVGFAAGLERILEKAGSFGEGFKVYIGYDEEGFKKAFNFTRYINDKIYFQSFPEKPEDSIKRAKKLGAEKVYYFRGDEIFFL, from the coding sequence ATGGGTAAAAAATTCACGGATTACTGCCCGCCGGGCAGTATTTTTTTAGAAAGGGTTAGGGAAAAAATCGGTAAACTTTACGGGAGTTTCGGTTACGAACCGGTTGAACCATCGGTTTTTTTAGATTACGAGGACCTGTATTTCAAGGATAAAAACAACTCCTTTAAAGTAGTTGATTACGACGGCAGGGTATTGACATTAAGGACGGAGTATACCCTGTCGGCAGCGGAGATGGCAGCAAGGATTAATGATGAAGGACGGGATTTTATAAAATTTTATTATTTTGGGAAGGTATTCCGGTATATTACCGAAAATGCCGGGGATTACAGGGAATTTCACCAGATAGGGATTGAAAACATTATGGGAAAAGATGATCCGTTTGCGGACATAGAGGTAATAGCGCTGGCGGTAGAAACCCTTTTAGAGCTTGGTTTTAAAAATTTTACCGTGGATATGGGAGAGGTAAATTTTTTCAAGGGAATTACCTTCGATTACGGATTTGATGAGGAATCCTCTGAAATTCTGTGCAAGTTGATAGATAAGAAGGATTACATAGGCATTGAAAATTTTCTCGGAGACAAAAACATAAAAAATTCGGTTATAGACGACTTCAGAAAAATTACCAGGCTTTACGGAAAAGGGGAAGTATTGAAAAAAGCAAAAGGATATGCCAAAAATGAAACCTCAAAAAAAAGCTTAGAGAGATTAAGTTTTATTTACGAAAAACTTAAATCTATGGGGTATGAAAAATATATATCTTTAGATTTAGGGATGCTCAAGCATATGGATTATTATACGGGTATCATCTTTACAGGATACATTGAGGGGCTGGGGTATCCCGTCCTCAGCGGAGGGAGATATGATTCGCTTTTTTTAAAATATAACCGGAACCTTTATGCGGTGGGTTTTGCAGCAGGGCTTGAAAGGATTCTGGAAAAAGCAGGGAGTTTCGGGGAAGGTTTTAAAGTATACATCGGTTATGACGAGGAAGGTTTTAAAAAAGCCTTTAACTTCACCAGATATATTAACGATAAAATTTATTTTCAAAGCTTTCCGGAAAAACCTGAAGATAGCATAAAAAGAGCAAAAAAACTGGGAGCCGAAAAAGTATATTATTTTAGAGGTGATGAAATATTTTTTCTATAG
- the hisG gene encoding ATP phosphoribosyltransferase encodes MITIALPKGRLAQETADFFEKCGLLNIKMEEDSRKLIFIDEVNNLRIILVKPFDVPTYVEYGAADMGVVGKDVIMEKNVNIFEILDMGIGRCFLALAGVKGKKEDFIRKKDKVIATKYPEVTREYFEKINHQSLKVIRLNGSVELAPLLGLADGIVDVVETGRTLKENGLEVYEKLFDISARLIINRASLKMKKDLINDIVERIERGLEIEGAICPKS; translated from the coding sequence ATGATTACAATTGCACTTCCTAAAGGGAGATTGGCACAAGAAACGGCGGATTTTTTTGAAAAGTGCGGTCTTTTGAACATAAAAATGGAGGAAGATTCGAGAAAGTTAATTTTTATAGATGAAGTAAATAATCTGAGGATAATCCTGGTAAAACCCTTTGATGTCCCCACCTATGTGGAATACGGAGCGGCGGATATGGGTGTGGTGGGGAAGGATGTTATTATGGAAAAAAATGTAAACATTTTTGAGATTCTGGACATGGGTATTGGCCGCTGTTTTCTTGCATTAGCGGGTGTAAAGGGAAAGAAAGAGGATTTTATTAGGAAAAAGGATAAGGTTATTGCGACAAAATACCCGGAAGTAACAAGGGAGTATTTTGAAAAAATAAACCATCAAAGCCTGAAGGTGATAAGGCTTAACGGTTCTGTGGAACTTGCGCCTTTACTCGGGCTTGCGGATGGAATAGTTGATGTGGTGGAAACCGGGAGAACGTTAAAGGAAAACGGCTTAGAAGTGTATGAAAAATTGTTTGATATAAGTGCAAGGCTTATTATAAATCGGGCAAGTCTTAAAATGAAGAAGGATTTAATAAACGACATAGTAGAGAGAATAGAGAGGGGGCTGGAAATTGAAGGTGCTATTTGCCCAAAATCGTGA
- the hisD gene encoding histidinol dehydrogenase has translation MKVLFAQNREFEKELINIVKKRSPGELTGVEKRVREIIEKVREKGDEALIELTMELDGVFLNAEELEVRDEEIEKAYSSVEKEFLEALNKAYENILEFHEKQKQESWFYMKEGSLLGQRILPLESVGIYVPGGKAAYPSTVLMNAIPAKVAGVERIYMTTPPKGNKEINPYILAAAKICGINKIFKIGGAQAIAALSYGTETIPKVDKIVGPGNIYVACAKKQVYGEVDVDLIAGPSEIVVIADETADERYVAYDLLSQAEHDENAMAILITDSQRLAQEVLRCINDCIETKEKEDPLNNNISTAKKSLENYGLILLTQNLMEAVKISNLIAPEHLEIIAKNGDELLKEVKNAGTVFLGEFSPEPIGDYIAGTNHVLPTNQTSRFFSPLGVYDFMKRINVVKYSLESLRLYAGHAVKIAEREGLYLHANSLKVRINDVQG, from the coding sequence TTGAAGGTGCTATTTGCCCAAAATCGTGAATTTGAAAAAGAACTTATCAATATCGTTAAAAAAAGGTCCCCGGGAGAATTGACCGGTGTAGAAAAAAGGGTGAGGGAAATTATAGAAAAAGTGAGAGAAAAAGGGGATGAAGCTCTTATTGAGCTGACTATGGAATTGGATGGCGTTTTTTTAAATGCAGAAGAATTGGAAGTACGGGATGAGGAAATAGAAAAGGCCTATAGTTCGGTAGAAAAGGAGTTTTTGGAAGCTTTGAATAAAGCCTATGAAAATATCTTAGAGTTTCACGAAAAGCAAAAACAGGAATCCTGGTTTTATATGAAGGAAGGTAGCCTTTTGGGGCAGAGAATTTTGCCGCTGGAAAGCGTGGGCATTTACGTGCCGGGGGGGAAGGCGGCGTATCCTTCCACCGTATTGATGAACGCCATACCAGCAAAAGTAGCTGGAGTGGAAAGAATTTACATGACCACACCTCCTAAGGGGAATAAAGAGATTAACCCTTATATCCTTGCGGCTGCTAAGATCTGCGGGATAAATAAGATTTTCAAAATCGGTGGCGCCCAGGCGATAGCGGCCTTATCTTACGGTACGGAAACAATACCGAAAGTCGATAAAATAGTGGGCCCCGGCAATATTTACGTTGCCTGCGCCAAAAAGCAGGTGTACGGTGAAGTGGATGTGGATTTAATAGCAGGACCCAGTGAAATTGTGGTGATTGCCGATGAAACGGCGGATGAAAGGTATGTAGCCTATGATTTGCTTTCCCAGGCGGAACACGACGAGAATGCCATGGCTATATTAATCACCGATTCGCAGCGGCTCGCCCAGGAGGTTTTGAGGTGTATTAACGATTGTATAGAGACAAAAGAAAAGGAAGATCCTTTAAACAACAATATTTCCACAGCTAAAAAATCCTTAGAGAATTACGGATTAATCTTATTGACCCAGAATCTCATGGAAGCGGTGAAAATATCTAATTTAATTGCACCGGAACATTTAGAAATAATAGCGAAGAATGGCGATGAGCTTTTAAAAGAAGTTAAAAATGCCGGAACGGTCTTTCTGGGCGAATTTTCCCCCGAACCCATAGGGGATTATATTGCTGGGACAAATCATGTCCTGCCCACAAATCAGACTTCCAGGTTTTTCTCTCCCCTCGGCGTATACGATTTTATGAAAAGGATCAACGTGGTGAAATACTCATTGGAAAGCCTTAGGTTGTATGCTGGTCATGCGGTTAAAATTGCGGAGCGGGAGGGACTATATCTACATGCAAATTCACTGAAAGTGAGGATAAACGATGTTCAGGGATAA
- the hisC gene encoding histidinol-phosphate transaminase — MFRDKLKNYKNYEVKEENYKIKLDANENLNPMDEGLKKKILNTLAENVDRICFYPENNSDTLREELAKFYGLNKENFIVGNGSDQLIQIIMQAVCEKNDAILVLNPSFVMYRITAGILDIEVKQVPFNLEWKVDVKDIINIAQEDDRIKAVFLDTPNNPTGILLNKEDISRAAETLKNKILVVDAAYAEFCPCDYVDLVGRHENVIVLKTFSKIGFAGIRCGYAVSSKHIIDNLHKVKPPYNVSFYTQMIAAEVLKNFDLVKPNIQKTVEDREKLKGDFRALGFNVLDGYGNFLSIVGEGLDDIQIFLRSKGIAVRYFTLDKGTGLLRITVGTKEQNEELLKALKEWRGLKDEGQDG; from the coding sequence ATGTTCAGGGATAAATTGAAAAACTACAAGAATTACGAAGTCAAAGAGGAAAATTATAAAATAAAACTTGATGCCAATGAAAATTTAAATCCCATGGATGAGGGATTAAAAAAGAAAATATTAAATACCTTAGCGGAAAACGTAGATAGAATCTGCTTTTATCCGGAAAATAATTCGGATACTTTGAGGGAGGAGCTGGCTAAATTTTACGGATTAAATAAGGAGAACTTCATAGTCGGAAACGGTTCCGACCAGCTCATTCAGATAATAATGCAGGCGGTATGCGAAAAAAACGATGCGATTTTGGTTTTAAATCCATCCTTTGTAATGTACAGGATTACTGCCGGTATCCTCGATATTGAAGTAAAACAGGTTCCTTTTAATTTGGAGTGGAAGGTGGATGTAAAGGATATTATTAATATAGCTCAAGAGGATGATAGAATAAAAGCAGTATTTTTAGATACCCCTAACAATCCCACCGGGATTCTTTTGAACAAAGAGGATATATCCCGCGCAGCTGAAACCCTTAAGAACAAGATACTGGTGGTGGATGCGGCATATGCGGAGTTTTGCCCCTGTGATTATGTTGATTTGGTGGGAAGGCATGAAAACGTAATTGTTTTAAAGACTTTTTCAAAAATAGGTTTTGCGGGAATACGATGCGGTTATGCGGTTTCATCAAAACATATAATAGATAATCTTCATAAAGTAAAACCCCCTTACAATGTGAGCTTTTATACCCAGATGATAGCGGCGGAGGTTTTGAAAAACTTTGATCTGGTGAAGCCAAATATTCAAAAGACTGTAGAGGATAGGGAAAAATTGAAGGGGGATTTTAGAGCATTGGGCTTTAATGTGCTCGACGGCTACGGAAATTTCCTCTCAATTGTGGGTGAGGGATTGGATGATATTCAGATTTTCTTAAGGTCTAAGGGTATTGCTGTAAGGTATTTTACGCTTGACAAGGGAACCGGGCTTTTGCGCATAACGGTGGGCACTAAGGAGCAAAATGAAGAGCTTTTAAAAGCTTTGAAGGAATGGAGAGGGCTGAAGGATGAAGGACAGGATGGTTAA